The Haloplanus salinarum genome includes a region encoding these proteins:
- a CDS encoding winged helix-turn-helix transcriptional regulator, with translation MSTTAADSVGDDRLTTSEYRERLRELPPSAKLVAKVLESDSPLSQGQLAEESLLPDRTVRYALNRLEESDIVSSRYSFKDARKQVYFLRT, from the coding sequence ATGAGCACCACTGCGGCAGACTCCGTCGGCGACGACCGGCTGACCACCAGCGAATACCGCGAGCGGCTTCGGGAACTCCCCCCGAGTGCGAAACTCGTCGCCAAGGTGCTAGAGAGCGACTCGCCGCTGTCGCAGGGCCAACTCGCCGAGGAGTCGCTGCTCCCCGACCGGACGGTTCGGTACGCGCTGAACCGGCTGGAGGAGTCCGACATCGTCAGCTCCCGGTACAGCTTCAAGGACGCCCGCAAGCAGGTCTACTTCCTGCGGACGTAG
- a CDS encoding DUF7575 domain-containing protein, whose product MIDVERRTLVAVAISVCGAAVGVAGAGHAYLREWGRAFAWFSFVLGTGLILVAAFADPETATLSTLPLRVTGPIVALLAMNTADTYAVARRERGPTAVDADGPTVPCPSCGRELDPDLSFCPWCAGSRTEEE is encoded by the coding sequence ATGATCGACGTGGAACGGCGGACCCTCGTCGCCGTCGCGATCAGCGTCTGTGGCGCCGCCGTCGGCGTCGCCGGGGCGGGCCACGCCTATCTCCGGGAGTGGGGACGTGCGTTCGCGTGGTTCTCCTTCGTCCTCGGGACGGGGTTGATCCTCGTCGCGGCCTTCGCGGACCCGGAGACGGCGACGCTTTCGACGCTGCCGCTCCGGGTGACCGGACCGATCGTCGCGCTCCTCGCGATGAACACGGCCGATACGTACGCCGTCGCGCGCCGGGAGCGGGGACCGACGGCCGTCGACGCCGACGGGCCGACCGTCCCGTGTCCGTCCTGTGGTCGGGAACTGGACCCGGATCTCTCCTTCTGTCCGTGGTGTGCCGGGTCGCGAACCGAGGAGGAGTGA